The Zobellia alginiliquefaciens genome contains a region encoding:
- a CDS encoding amidohydrolase gives MKKILPLLLLFITGCEHLKEKVDMVIVNANVYTVDEVFSKAEAFAVHKGKFIAVGTTEEIRDKYTSDQLVDADGRTITPGLIDAHCHFYGLGLGQQVVDLVGTKSFEEVLERVQAFQKENPKDFIMGRGWDQNDWEVKDYPTRKELDELFPDTPVALVRIDGHALLVNKAALDLAGIDWQTKVEGGEIVKGAMGITGVLVDNPMGLVYAIIPAPDLEARIKALKDAERICLNNGLTTVDDAGIDRSTIELIDSLQQAGELSIKVYAMVSNTPEDVDYFIYQGPIKTERLNVRSVKVYGDGALGSRGAVLKKPYTDKWGHYGAMVTPIEEIEDLARRLAISEYQMNTHAIGDSANAVVLRTYQEVLKDKPGRRWRVEHAQIIDTLDFDYFGNGVIPSVQPTHATSDMYWAEDRLGEHRMKGAYAYKKLLDKAGTLALGTDFPVEQVSPFLTFYAAITRKDVEGYPEGGFQKQDALSREEALRGMTIWAAYSNFEEEEKGSIERGKFADFVIYDKDMMTVPVEEIPSIMAEQTFINGKTR, from the coding sequence ATGAAAAAAATACTTCCCTTATTACTGCTGTTTATAACTGGGTGTGAACACCTGAAAGAAAAGGTGGACATGGTCATAGTGAACGCCAATGTGTACACCGTTGATGAAGTATTTTCCAAAGCGGAAGCTTTTGCCGTCCATAAAGGTAAATTCATTGCCGTAGGCACTACGGAGGAAATTAGGGATAAATACACTTCTGACCAATTAGTGGATGCAGATGGTCGTACAATTACTCCCGGACTAATAGATGCGCATTGTCATTTTTACGGGTTGGGTCTCGGTCAGCAAGTAGTTGATCTTGTGGGTACCAAAAGTTTTGAGGAGGTTTTGGAGCGTGTTCAGGCTTTTCAAAAGGAAAATCCTAAAGATTTTATAATGGGTCGGGGTTGGGACCAGAACGATTGGGAGGTTAAAGACTACCCCACACGTAAAGAGCTCGATGAACTTTTTCCGGATACCCCTGTAGCCTTAGTCCGTATAGATGGGCATGCATTGCTAGTAAATAAAGCAGCTTTGGATTTGGCGGGCATTGATTGGCAAACCAAAGTAGAGGGTGGAGAAATCGTAAAGGGAGCTATGGGAATTACGGGAGTATTGGTAGATAATCCAATGGGTTTGGTTTACGCTATTATCCCGGCTCCAGATTTGGAAGCCCGTATAAAAGCATTAAAGGACGCAGAAAGAATATGTTTGAATAATGGTCTAACTACTGTTGATGATGCCGGAATAGACCGTAGTACAATAGAACTTATAGATAGCCTGCAGCAAGCCGGTGAACTTTCTATTAAAGTGTATGCTATGGTGAGCAATACTCCTGAAGATGTAGATTATTTTATTTATCAAGGACCTATAAAGACAGAGAGGTTGAACGTACGTTCTGTAAAAGTGTACGGAGATGGTGCTCTTGGGTCTCGCGGTGCCGTATTGAAAAAACCGTATACGGATAAATGGGGTCATTATGGAGCTATGGTTACGCCAATTGAAGAAATAGAAGATTTGGCAAGACGTTTAGCTATTTCAGAATATCAAATGAATACACATGCAATAGGAGACTCTGCAAATGCCGTAGTGCTGCGAACCTATCAGGAAGTATTAAAGGATAAGCCAGGCCGTCGTTGGAGGGTGGAGCATGCTCAGATTATCGATACCTTGGATTTTGATTATTTTGGTAATGGAGTGATACCTTCCGTACAACCTACTCACGCTACAAGCGATATGTATTGGGCCGAAGACCGTCTTGGTGAACACCGTATGAAAGGTGCGTATGCTTATAAAAAGCTTTTGGATAAAGCCGGTACACTTGCTTTAGGTACTGATTTTCCGGTGGAGCAGGTGAGTCCGTTTTTGACATTTTACGCGGCCATTACTAGAAAAGATGTTGAAGGGTATCCTGAAGGTGGTTTTCAAAAGCAAGATGCACTATCCAGGGAAGAAGCATTACGCGGTATGACCATTTGGGCTGCCTATTCTAACTTTGAGGAAGAGGAAAAGGGAAGTATAGAACGAGGGAAGTTTGCGGATTTTGTTATTTATGATAAGGATATGATGACGGTTCCTGTTGAAGAGATTCCCAGTATTATGGCGGAACAAACCTTTATAAATGGAAAAACAAGATAG
- a CDS encoding NYN domain-containing protein, with product MDLNLAVLIDGDNIPSAYVKEMMEEIAKYGNPTIKRIYGDWTNPRLGKWKNVLLENAITPIQQYGYTQGKNATDSAMIIDAMDILYSGKVNGFCLVSSDSDFTRLATRLREAGMQVFGIGEKKTPNPFIVACDKFIYIEILKKEEEEEEDSPVSNKNAKVAKNNVDRITAKDIKFIASTIDDVADDDGWAFLGDVGSLLQKKQPNFDSRNYGFQKLTPLINSIKSIEVDRREDSKGRKKLVYVKMADKPKSRSTK from the coding sequence ATGGATTTAAATCTTGCGGTACTTATAGATGGTGATAATATTCCCTCTGCCTATGTTAAGGAAATGATGGAGGAAATTGCAAAATACGGGAATCCCACCATTAAGCGTATTTATGGAGATTGGACAAACCCCCGTCTTGGTAAATGGAAAAATGTTCTTCTGGAAAATGCTATAACCCCCATTCAACAATACGGGTATACCCAGGGCAAAAACGCAACGGATTCTGCAATGATTATAGACGCTATGGATATTCTTTATTCAGGCAAGGTCAATGGTTTTTGTCTTGTAAGTAGCGATAGTGATTTCACTAGGCTGGCCACACGTCTTCGTGAAGCAGGTATGCAAGTTTTTGGTATAGGGGAGAAAAAGACACCCAACCCTTTTATAGTAGCATGTGACAAGTTTATTTATATTGAAATCCTTAAGAAAGAAGAGGAGGAGGAAGAAGATAGTCCTGTTAGCAATAAGAACGCAAAAGTTGCCAAAAATAATGTTGATCGAATTACGGCCAAAGACATTAAGTTTATCGCTTCTACCATAGATGATGTTGCAGATGATGATGGTTGGGCGTTTTTGGGAGATGTAGGTAGTCTTTTGCAGAAAAAACAACCAAATTTTGATTCCAGAAACTACGGTTTTCAAAAATTGACACCACTTATAAATTCCATAAAATCAATAGAGGTAGATCGTCGCGAAGATTCAAAAGGACGCAAAAAACTGGTTTACGTAAAAATGGCCGACAAGCCAAAATCACGCTCAACAAAATAA
- a CDS encoding NIPSNAP family protein produces MKNSIYSSVTTFILIFAFAISVNGQDNKREFYQLKTYFLKDANQEKVVDTYLKDAYLPALKRTGIENVGVFKPIPKEDADALKIYVLIPFNSLDQFLKLDHMLAQDKSYVSAGANYINAKHDNAPYERISSTLMKAFSEMPVMEASKVTGPRKDRVYELRSYESATEAIYQNKVDMFNIGGEVELFESLGFNAVFYAEVISGDRMPNLMYMTTFENMESRDAHWDAFRTAPKWLKLKVDPNYQNNVSKSDILLLYPTAYSGY; encoded by the coding sequence ATGAAAAACTCTATTTACAGTTCCGTTACCACTTTCATTCTAATTTTTGCTTTTGCGATTTCCGTAAACGGGCAAGATAACAAGCGTGAATTTTATCAATTGAAAACTTATTTTTTAAAGGATGCCAATCAAGAGAAAGTGGTTGACACTTATTTAAAGGATGCATATCTACCAGCTCTAAAAAGAACCGGAATAGAAAATGTTGGGGTATTTAAACCGATTCCTAAAGAGGACGCCGATGCGCTTAAAATATATGTCCTGATCCCTTTTAATTCTCTTGACCAATTTTTGAAGCTGGACCATATGCTTGCTCAAGATAAAAGTTATGTTTCTGCAGGAGCGAACTACATCAATGCCAAACATGACAATGCACCGTATGAGCGTATCAGCTCTACCTTAATGAAGGCATTTTCAGAAATGCCCGTAATGGAAGCTTCAAAAGTTACCGGCCCAAGAAAAGACAGAGTTTACGAGTTACGCAGCTACGAATCCGCCACTGAAGCCATTTATCAGAACAAAGTGGATATGTTCAATATAGGAGGAGAGGTTGAACTTTTTGAATCCCTTGGCTTTAATGCCGTTTTTTATGCGGAAGTAATCTCTGGAGACCGAATGCCCAATTTAATGTACATGACTACTTTTGAAAACATGGAATCTAGAGATGCTCACTGGGATGCCTTTAGAACTGCTCCAAAATGGCTGAAACTAAAAGTTGACCCCAATTACCAAAACAATGTTAGTAAGTCAGATATTCTATTGCTCTACCCTACCGCGTATTCAGGTTATTAA
- a CDS encoding OmpA family protein: MIKFSLGRILFIVLGICCLLPLKAQNLVKNPSFESYLNCPERLGNFNDDLEGWSIPTEGSTDYFNGCSIQMGTPENFNGSQPADFGQGYAGLYLYAPDDYREYFQTKLLRPLQKGVKYSVSFYISLAERSDFAIKEFGVLFAKDKLSFPIKKELSKKHLYQQKSNSYNYLEIGYSNFYSDTKDWIPVHTQFVAKGTEQYLIIGNFKSNARTRLFKTKRNAKQGAYYYVDMVEVSEAESAIPKHKIVALNTESKTFQLNKIHVFQDVLFSFDEAKLLETSKNELAEIYTYLSQNRALHISISGYTDSVGSKKYNRMLSKKRAKAVAEYLIGLGIDKARVVWKGHGGENPIADNTTAEGRKRNRRVEFMISNSTL; the protein is encoded by the coding sequence ATGATAAAATTTTCACTCGGTAGGATTCTTTTTATTGTGTTGGGAATTTGCTGTTTGCTTCCGTTGAAGGCGCAAAATCTGGTGAAAAACCCAAGTTTTGAATCCTATCTGAACTGTCCGGAACGCTTAGGCAATTTTAACGATGATTTAGAAGGTTGGTCAATACCTACGGAAGGTTCAACCGATTATTTTAATGGCTGTAGTATCCAAATGGGTACACCGGAAAACTTTAATGGCTCACAACCGGCAGACTTCGGTCAGGGTTATGCTGGTCTTTATCTCTACGCACCAGATGATTATAGGGAATATTTTCAGACCAAATTGCTTCGGCCTTTGCAAAAAGGAGTAAAGTATAGCGTTTCATTTTATATAAGTTTAGCGGAACGTTCAGACTTTGCCATCAAAGAATTTGGAGTATTGTTTGCCAAGGATAAATTAAGCTTTCCTATTAAAAAGGAACTTTCTAAAAAGCACCTCTATCAACAGAAATCCAATTCCTATAATTATTTGGAAATAGGCTATTCAAATTTCTATTCGGATACAAAAGATTGGATACCTGTGCATACCCAATTTGTAGCGAAGGGTACCGAACAATATTTAATTATCGGGAACTTTAAAAGTAATGCCAGAACCCGTCTTTTTAAAACAAAAAGGAATGCCAAGCAGGGAGCCTATTATTATGTGGATATGGTTGAGGTGTCAGAGGCAGAAAGTGCCATTCCCAAACACAAAATCGTTGCTTTGAATACGGAATCAAAAACGTTTCAGTTAAATAAAATTCATGTGTTTCAAGATGTTCTTTTTTCTTTTGATGAAGCCAAATTGTTGGAGACTTCAAAGAATGAACTTGCGGAGATCTATACGTACCTGTCGCAAAATAGAGCATTGCATATTTCTATTTCTGGATATACGGATTCGGTGGGAAGTAAAAAATACAATCGGATGTTGTCTAAAAAAAGGGCAAAAGCAGTGGCTGAATACTTAATTGGGTTAGGTATAGATAAAGCACGTGTAGTTTGGAAGGGTCACGGAGGAGAAAACCCTATAGCGGATAATACTACGGCCGAAGGAAGAAAACGAAATAGAAGGGTTGAATTTATGATAAGCAATTCAACCCTTTAG
- a CDS encoding TonB-dependent receptor codes for MHKHIKLTLIFLTGVFQFAIAQEDEEKDDIGTETVTVTKAYTPTINDAFKIKTMPNLNDSIVLQKKKINYSIFSVPVASTFTPAKGKASAVKKTPPPVLYNSYASAGIGNPANLMGKFYTSRTIDRESGYTIGLEHNSSRGDIDGVALDNIYSNSRLDAGYTKRDSDFDWGVNVGAQHQLYNWYGIPDATFTEEEVDGIDERQNYYMAEASGYINVEDSYFENAKLEYRRFWDAVKSGENRAVFNTGFSFPVADENFNIKAKVDYVSGSFENSSLNNPTNVPGIDYSNLQVGINPSLALAKDGLSLNLGVNLVYGLDSENSDSNFYIYPAVTASYRLLEDMAIVYGGVEGDLMQNSYYGFVEDNPYVSPTLTIVPTDKKYDAYLGLKGQILTNLSYNAKVSYTTEDRKALYKLNPQNEGRTDEKGYYYSNSFEVFYDDVKTISAFGELNVDVNRNFSLGVNVEYFNYNTETDNPAWNLPNLTSSLFMDYQIGEKWYAGANLFYVGERDDVATIASASGNPADFFATPVTLDGYFDANAHVGYRWNDQLSFFLKVANIANNNYQRWSNYPVQGLQVMGGLTYKFDL; via the coding sequence ATGCACAAACATATAAAGCTCACACTTATTTTTCTTACTGGTGTTTTTCAGTTTGCTATAGCGCAAGAAGATGAAGAAAAAGATGATATTGGTACAGAAACGGTTACCGTTACCAAGGCGTATACACCAACGATTAACGATGCTTTTAAAATTAAAACAATGCCGAATCTTAATGATTCTATTGTTTTGCAGAAGAAAAAGATAAACTATAGTATTTTTTCGGTTCCTGTGGCTTCTACATTTACCCCTGCAAAGGGTAAGGCATCGGCCGTGAAAAAAACGCCTCCTCCTGTGCTATATAATTCGTACGCTTCGGCTGGTATAGGTAATCCGGCGAATTTAATGGGTAAGTTTTATACCAGTAGAACTATTGATCGTGAATCTGGTTATACAATTGGACTTGAACATAATTCATCTCGTGGAGATATTGATGGTGTTGCGCTAGATAATATCTACTCAAACTCTAGGTTAGATGCGGGGTACACCAAACGAGATAGTGATTTTGATTGGGGTGTAAACGTAGGTGCACAGCACCAATTGTACAATTGGTATGGTATTCCTGATGCTACTTTTACCGAGGAAGAGGTAGATGGTATTGATGAACGCCAAAATTATTACATGGCCGAAGCATCAGGTTATATAAATGTTGAGGATTCGTATTTTGAGAATGCTAAATTGGAGTACAGACGTTTTTGGGATGCCGTTAAATCTGGTGAAAACCGAGCGGTTTTCAATACGGGATTTTCTTTTCCGGTAGCTGATGAAAATTTTAATATCAAAGCTAAAGTTGATTACGTGAGCGGTAGTTTTGAGAATTCTAGTTTAAATAATCCAACAAATGTACCGGGTATAGACTATAGTAATCTTCAGGTGGGAATCAATCCAAGTTTGGCCTTGGCAAAAGATGGTCTCTCGCTAAATTTGGGCGTCAATTTGGTATATGGTCTTGATAGCGAAAACAGCGATAGCAATTTTTATATTTATCCGGCGGTTACCGCTTCTTACAGACTGTTAGAGGATATGGCAATAGTGTATGGTGGTGTAGAGGGCGATTTAATGCAGAACTCATACTACGGTTTTGTAGAGGATAACCCGTATGTGTCACCAACGTTGACCATTGTCCCTACAGATAAAAAGTACGATGCTTATTTAGGTCTTAAAGGGCAGATTTTAACAAATTTGAGTTATAATGCGAAGGTGAGTTACACTACGGAAGATAGAAAGGCACTTTACAAGCTAAACCCTCAGAATGAAGGGAGAACCGATGAAAAAGGATACTATTACAGCAATTCTTTTGAAGTTTTTTATGATGACGTAAAAACGATTTCAGCCTTTGGTGAGTTGAATGTAGATGTAAATAGAAACTTTAGCTTAGGTGTTAATGTTGAGTATTTCAATTACAATACAGAAACCGATAATCCGGCGTGGAACCTTCCTAATTTAACGAGTTCCCTGTTCATGGATTATCAAATAGGTGAAAAATGGTATGCAGGTGCTAACTTGTTTTATGTTGGTGAGCGTGATGATGTGGCCACGATTGCTTCTGCAAGTGGAAATCCGGCAGACTTTTTTGCGACTCCCGTAACTTTAGACGGGTATTTTGATGCCAATGCCCATGTAGGATACCGTTGGAACGATCAGCTTTCTTTCTTCTTGAAAGTGGCCAATATTGCAAATAATAATTACCAACGTTGGTCTAACTATCCCGTTCAGGGCTTGCAAGTTATGGGTGGTTTGACTTATAAATTTGACCTTTAA
- a CDS encoding tetratricopeptide repeat protein, which yields MLKKITALIPIFLGMVSVGVAQETKIYTHDQKQYQDALALYNNEQYQAAQSIFAKVKENSDNLETKSNSAYYEANAAVRLNQLGADRLMEDFVANYPTSTKRNSAYVDVAEYYFETGKYPYALKWYNKVEQSALSRKEMDKFNFNYGYSLYSSGKQKQAESYLQKVENSPVYGSQAKYYMGYIAYQQDDYDTANQRFDQIKDPEILQEKMDYYQADMNFKLGKFDEAIALAKKQMAKGDRKEKSELSKIIGESYFNLKEYSNAIPYLEDYKGKKGKWSNTDYYLLGYSYYKQGDYANAVQQFNKIIGGTNNVSQNAYYHLAECYLKLDKKQEALNAFRNATQMDFSQEIQKDAYLNYARLSYEVGNAYEPVPQVITDYLAKYPDSPNKEEMQELLVDSYITSKNFAGAMELLEKNKNYASKETYQKVAYYRGIELFMNGEYTAAAENLGKSLGSAEDATFKAKANYWKAEAEYALNNFSDALVDYIQFQQNPAAKSTEEYKELDYNLAYTYFKLKDYSNAISYFSNFTGAGSSDTQKLYDGYLRLGDSYFVTSKYWPAIETYNKALSLSGPEKDYAAYQKAISYGFVDRRDTKIEELRTFVSAYPKSSLKDDALFEMANTLISTGQEQKGLQTYQRMINEYKASSLVPQAMMRQGLVHYNASRNEQALTEFKSVVHNFPNTQEAIQAVSTAKLIYVDLGRVDEYAEWVQKLDFVEVTDSELDNATFESADKQNLEGNKEAAIRGYENYIKQFPSGLSAVKANFNLAQLYFAKGEKEKALPNYKFVADKMGSEYAEQALTRVCEIYIGKKDYASALPYLQRLENQADIQQNRTFAQSNLMKGYYEQKDYGKTLAYAEKVLATPIIDNRIKSDAQIMIARSAIATGDEAKAESAYADVLKIASGATAAEALYYDAYFKSKSQDYENSNIAVQKLAKDYSGYKEWGGKGLIIMAKNFYALGDAYQATYILDSVISNFSQYEDIVSDAKSELSIIKAKEAQSNSSVRTD from the coding sequence ATGCTAAAAAAAATAACCGCGCTTATCCCTATTTTTCTGGGGATGGTTTCTGTGGGAGTCGCTCAAGAAACCAAGATTTATACCCACGATCAAAAACAATATCAAGATGCCTTGGCACTCTATAACAATGAGCAGTACCAAGCCGCACAGTCCATTTTTGCCAAAGTAAAAGAAAACAGTGACAATTTAGAGACTAAATCTAATAGTGCCTATTATGAGGCTAATGCTGCTGTACGCTTAAATCAGTTGGGAGCTGATAGGTTAATGGAGGATTTTGTGGCCAACTATCCCACTTCCACCAAAAGAAATTCAGCTTATGTAGATGTGGCCGAGTATTATTTTGAGACCGGTAAATATCCGTATGCCTTAAAATGGTACAATAAAGTGGAACAAAGTGCACTTTCTCGGAAAGAGATGGATAAGTTCAATTTTAATTATGGGTATTCTTTGTATTCATCAGGTAAGCAAAAGCAAGCTGAAAGTTACCTTCAAAAGGTAGAAAATTCTCCTGTTTACGGTTCTCAGGCTAAATACTATATGGGCTATATCGCATATCAGCAAGATGATTATGATACGGCCAACCAGCGTTTTGACCAGATAAAAGATCCAGAAATTCTTCAGGAAAAAATGGACTACTACCAAGCGGACATGAATTTTAAGCTTGGTAAGTTTGACGAGGCAATCGCTTTGGCAAAAAAACAAATGGCAAAGGGTGATCGTAAAGAGAAATCCGAACTCAGTAAAATTATTGGGGAGAGTTATTTCAACTTAAAAGAATATTCAAATGCTATTCCTTATTTAGAAGATTATAAAGGGAAAAAAGGCAAGTGGAGCAATACGGATTATTACCTTTTAGGATATTCATACTACAAGCAAGGTGACTATGCCAATGCTGTTCAGCAGTTCAATAAAATTATAGGTGGAACGAACAATGTTTCTCAAAATGCCTATTACCATTTAGCGGAATGTTATTTGAAGTTGGATAAAAAGCAGGAAGCCTTGAATGCTTTCAGGAATGCTACGCAAATGGACTTCTCACAAGAAATTCAAAAAGATGCCTACTTAAATTATGCCCGATTGAGCTATGAGGTAGGGAATGCCTACGAACCGGTTCCACAGGTCATAACGGATTATTTGGCGAAGTATCCCGATAGTCCGAACAAAGAAGAGATGCAAGAATTGTTGGTAGATTCATACATCACCTCTAAAAACTTTGCAGGAGCCATGGAGTTGCTTGAGAAGAACAAGAACTACGCTAGTAAGGAGACGTATCAAAAAGTGGCCTATTACCGTGGGATAGAATTGTTCATGAACGGGGAATACACTGCTGCGGCAGAAAATTTAGGAAAGTCTTTAGGTAGTGCGGAAGATGCTACTTTTAAAGCGAAAGCAAATTATTGGAAAGCGGAAGCGGAATATGCGCTCAACAATTTTAGTGACGCATTGGTGGATTATATTCAATTTCAACAAAATCCAGCGGCAAAATCAACGGAAGAATACAAGGAGTTAGATTATAATTTAGCCTATACCTATTTTAAGCTGAAAGACTATAGTAATGCTATTTCTTACTTCAGCAACTTTACAGGTGCGGGGTCTAGCGATACCCAAAAATTATACGATGGTTATCTTCGGTTAGGCGATAGTTATTTTGTGACCAGTAAATATTGGCCTGCTATTGAAACGTACAATAAGGCACTTTCATTATCAGGACCTGAGAAAGATTATGCAGCGTATCAAAAGGCAATTAGCTACGGTTTTGTTGACAGACGTGACACGAAGATTGAGGAGTTAAGAACTTTCGTTTCGGCATATCCAAAATCTAGCTTAAAAGATGATGCCCTTTTTGAAATGGCAAATACTTTAATTTCTACCGGGCAAGAACAAAAAGGTCTTCAGACCTATCAACGTATGATCAATGAATACAAAGCTAGTTCATTGGTGCCGCAGGCAATGATGCGTCAAGGTTTGGTGCATTATAATGCCAGTAGAAACGAGCAAGCGTTGACCGAGTTTAAATCTGTTGTTCATAATTTTCCGAACACACAGGAGGCCATTCAAGCTGTGTCTACCGCAAAATTGATTTATGTTGATTTAGGTCGCGTGGACGAGTATGCGGAGTGGGTGCAGAAACTCGATTTTGTGGAGGTTACCGATAGTGAGCTGGACAACGCCACTTTTGAGTCTGCGGATAAACAAAACTTGGAAGGCAATAAAGAGGCTGCCATCAGAGGATATGAGAATTACATAAAACAATTCCCAAGCGGATTAAGTGCCGTGAAAGCGAATTTTAATTTGGCACAACTTTATTTTGCTAAAGGAGAAAAAGAAAAAGCATTACCGAATTACAAATTCGTTGCCGATAAAATGGGAAGCGAATATGCGGAACAGGCTTTGACCCGTGTTTGTGAAATTTACATCGGTAAAAAAGATTATGCATCGGCGTTGCCCTATTTACAGCGTTTGGAAAATCAAGCGGATATTCAGCAAAATAGAACTTTTGCACAGTCTAATTTAATGAAAGGGTATTACGAGCAAAAAGATTATGGTAAGACCTTGGCCTATGCCGAAAAAGTATTGGCTACACCAATAATCGATAATCGTATTAAAAGTGATGCACAGATAATGATTGCACGTTCGGCAATTGCAACGGGCGATGAAGCTAAAGCAGAAAGCGCTTATGCAGATGTGTTGAAAATAGCATCTGGTGCAACTGCTGCGGAAGCATTGTATTATGACGCCTATTTTAAAAGCAAGTCTCAAGATTATGAGAATTCGAACATTGCCGTTCAGAAATTGGCGAAAGACTATTCAGGTTATAAGGAATGGGGCGGAAAAGGATTGATTATCATGGCAAAGAATTTCTATGCTTTGGGAGATGCCTACCAGGCCACCTATATTTTGGATAGTGTGATCAGTAATTTTAGTCAGTATGAGGATATTGTTTCCGATGCAAAAAGCGAGCTGTCTATTATCAAGGCAAAAGAAGCACAGAGCAACTCATCCGTGAGGACCGATTAA
- a CDS encoding cell division ATP-binding protein FtsE: MSETILELKDAAIFQKDSLVLNEVTLDVRKGEFVYLIGKTGSGKSSFMKTLYGDLPLKQGTGSIVDFDLTKLREKDIPFLRRKIGIVFQDFKLLPDRTINKNLHFVLKATGWKDNHKMNQKIEDVLNKVGMKTKGFKFPHQLSGGEQQRVAIARALLNDPELILADEPTGNLDPQTSVEVMKVLQEIHKSGRSILMATHDYALILKYPSKTLKCDGNKIFEVVQRVV, translated from the coding sequence ATGTCAGAAACGATTTTAGAGCTAAAGGATGCGGCTATTTTTCAAAAAGATAGTCTTGTTTTAAACGAGGTAACACTTGATGTAAGAAAAGGCGAATTCGTTTATTTGATAGGAAAAACAGGAAGCGGTAAAAGTAGCTTCATGAAAACCCTCTACGGAGACCTACCCCTTAAACAAGGTACTGGAAGTATTGTAGATTTTGACCTCACCAAATTAAGGGAAAAAGACATTCCGTTTTTGCGCAGAAAAATCGGTATTGTTTTTCAGGATTTTAAGTTGTTACCGGACCGCACGATCAATAAAAACCTTCATTTTGTTCTTAAAGCTACAGGTTGGAAAGACAACCACAAAATGAACCAAAAAATAGAGGATGTCCTCAATAAAGTGGGCATGAAAACCAAAGGCTTTAAATTTCCACATCAGCTTTCTGGCGGGGAGCAACAGCGGGTGGCTATCGCCAGGGCACTTCTTAACGACCCTGAGCTCATATTAGCCGATGAACCTACCGGAAACCTAGACCCACAGACCAGCGTAGAGGTTATGAAAGTGCTACAGGAAATACACAAATCCGGCCGTTCTATTTTAATGGCCACCCATGATTATGCCTTGATTTTAAAATATCCATCAAAAACCCTAAAATGCGATGGAAACAAAATCTTTGAAGTTGTACAGCGAGTGGTGTAG
- a CDS encoding NUDIX hydrolase: protein MILKKQTYRPDKPVNPFIGALLFVIAIILLAITGPLGFVYGIFHSLFTRGIKGIGEYLLKIAISVDQLGNVMMQHLMNVLWTNKNRYKFGNRDETISSALGRNKKLGTLTAAGRLMDKILDIIDPDHSLNSIDYYVEPSEDIIDHLAWIHLIDKRILCLKKLNADTDFYFIPKGIRIEGETDAQTLLTTTKDMLNIDIDSLSMEFVGIFEAQALGKKPGILSRMTCYTAMHSGEFLPDSELYEIAWLTYDQKDKLSEVDQLIFDILHQNGLLS from the coding sequence ATGATCTTAAAAAAACAAACCTACAGACCGGATAAGCCGGTAAACCCATTCATTGGGGCACTATTATTTGTCATTGCCATTATTTTGCTGGCCATTACCGGACCACTGGGTTTTGTATATGGTATTTTCCACAGCCTATTTACTCGTGGAATAAAAGGAATTGGAGAGTATTTGCTAAAAATTGCCATTTCCGTAGACCAGTTGGGAAACGTTATGATGCAACATCTAATGAACGTCCTCTGGACCAACAAAAACAGGTACAAATTCGGCAATAGGGATGAAACCATTTCAAGCGCCTTGGGCAGAAACAAAAAGTTGGGGACCTTGACCGCCGCGGGAAGATTGATGGATAAAATCTTAGATATCATAGACCCTGATCATTCCCTTAATTCCATTGATTATTATGTAGAACCGTCCGAAGATATAATAGACCATTTGGCATGGATACACCTTATAGACAAACGGATTCTTTGTTTAAAAAAACTGAACGCCGATACGGATTTCTATTTTATTCCAAAAGGGATACGAATAGAAGGGGAAACGGATGCTCAAACACTTTTAACGACCACTAAAGACATGCTCAACATTGATATTGATAGTCTTTCCATGGAATTCGTTGGTATCTTTGAGGCACAGGCTTTAGGTAAGAAACCGGGAATTTTATCGCGGATGACCTGTTACACCGCTATGCATTCAGGTGAGTTTTTGCCCGATTCGGAATTATATGAAATTGCTTGGCTAACCTATGACCAAAAAGATAAGCTCAGCGAAGTGGACCAGTTAATTTTTGACATTCTCCATCAGAACGGATTGCTTTCATAA